One window of Lates calcarifer isolate ASB-BC8 unplaced genomic scaffold, TLL_Latcal_v3 _unitig_1606_quiver_980, whole genome shotgun sequence genomic DNA carries:
- the LOC127139567 gene encoding spatacsin-like translates to SVYHLLQSLHPLDPSRLFGWQAANTLNSTETTELPHFSSPHLVNRFALVENLDFLYYLRHGRPSFAYATFLVQQLSSCSDVKLL, encoded by the exons TCGCTCCATCCTCTGGATCCATCCAGGCTGTTTGGATGGCAGGCAGCAAACACCCTCAACTCCACCG AGACGACGGAGCTGCCTCATTTCTCCAGCCCTCACCTGGTCAACAGGTTCGCTCTGGTGGAGAACCTGGACTTCCTGTACTACCTCCGTCACGGCCGACCGTCCTTCGCCTACGCCACCTTCCTGGTCcagcagctgagcagctgcAGCGACGTGAAGCTGCTGTGA